From the genome of Schaalia dentiphila ATCC 17982, one region includes:
- a CDS encoding solute carrier family 23 protein, translating into MASSPSSAPHPVDQVPPFGKLTILGIQHVLAFYAGAVVVPLVIASGLGLDNHTLVHLINADLLTCGIATIIQSAGIGRFIGVKLPLIQGVTFTAVSPLIAIGAAATPPGADPTTGLATMYGSIIAVGLIVFLVAPFFAKLLRFFPPIVTGTLLTVMGTTLLSVSAGDIVAWADQATGDAAKATATFEALGFAFGTIAIIVIIQRLFKGFIGTLSVLLALVIMTGVAFVMGKTDFSGVGEASWLGITTPFYFGIPKFSATALLAMIIVMAVTAVETTGDVFATGEVVGKRIAPRDIANALRADGLSTLLGGVLNSFPYTCFAQNVGLVRLTRVKSRWVVTAAGVFMIILGLLPKAAAIVAAIPSPVIGGASLAMFANVAVVGIQTLAKVDLRDNRNAVIVSTSIGLALLVTLKPGIVSVMPSWLQIIFGSGVTIGSLTAIILNILFFHIGRQASPDVAVVDGKKINLDDVNAMDRDQFVATFSSMFSSHTWPVERAWESRPFASVSELRSSFEDAVLAASPEEAEELIASYTDVVSLVLDGAGDEQASSDTSSLSVGEVSSEEAEELRALAAAYREKFGRPLVICVDNVVDRKHLLSSGWRRVEHSPAREARFALGEVIDIADLRFDQLVADANPMRAAWDAGFERL; encoded by the coding sequence CGCTGGTCCACCTCATTAACGCGGACCTGCTTACCTGTGGCATCGCCACCATCATCCAGTCGGCCGGCATCGGCCGCTTCATTGGCGTGAAGCTCCCCCTCATCCAGGGCGTCACCTTCACCGCCGTCTCCCCCCTCATCGCAATCGGAGCAGCGGCCACGCCGCCCGGCGCCGACCCGACGACCGGCCTGGCCACCATGTACGGCTCCATCATCGCCGTCGGCCTCATCGTCTTCCTGGTGGCGCCCTTCTTCGCCAAGCTCCTGCGATTCTTCCCGCCGATCGTCACGGGTACGCTCCTGACCGTCATGGGCACGACGCTCCTGTCTGTCTCAGCCGGAGACATCGTCGCCTGGGCCGATCAGGCCACCGGTGATGCAGCGAAGGCAACCGCAACATTCGAGGCACTCGGCTTCGCTTTTGGAACGATCGCGATCATCGTCATCATCCAGCGCCTCTTTAAGGGCTTCATCGGGACCCTATCCGTCCTTCTCGCCCTCGTTATCATGACGGGCGTTGCATTCGTGATGGGCAAGACCGATTTCTCGGGCGTGGGAGAAGCCAGCTGGTTGGGCATCACCACGCCCTTCTACTTCGGCATCCCGAAGTTCTCCGCCACCGCGCTCCTCGCCATGATCATCGTCATGGCTGTGACCGCCGTGGAGACCACGGGCGACGTCTTCGCCACCGGCGAGGTCGTGGGCAAGCGCATCGCCCCGCGCGACATCGCTAACGCCCTGCGCGCCGACGGCCTATCCACGCTGCTGGGCGGCGTCCTCAACTCCTTCCCCTACACCTGCTTCGCGCAGAACGTCGGCCTCGTGCGCCTGACCCGCGTGAAGTCCCGCTGGGTCGTCACCGCCGCGGGCGTCTTCATGATCATCCTGGGCCTGTTGCCGAAGGCCGCGGCCATCGTCGCCGCCATCCCCTCCCCTGTCATCGGCGGCGCCTCGCTGGCGATGTTCGCCAACGTCGCCGTCGTCGGCATCCAGACCCTGGCGAAGGTTGACCTGCGCGACAACCGCAACGCCGTCATCGTCTCCACGTCGATCGGCCTGGCCCTCCTCGTGACTCTCAAGCCCGGCATCGTCTCGGTCATGCCCTCCTGGCTGCAGATCATCTTCGGCTCCGGCGTGACCATCGGCTCGCTGACGGCCATCATCCTCAACATCTTGTTCTTCCACATCGGACGCCAGGCCTCGCCGGACGTGGCCGTGGTGGACGGCAAGAAGATCAACCTGGACGACGTCAACGCAATGGATCGCGACCAGTTCGTCGCGACCTTCTCCTCGATGTTCTCGTCGCACACGTGGCCGGTCGAGCGTGCCTGGGAATCTCGTCCCTTCGCCTCCGTGTCTGAGCTGCGATCCTCCTTCGAGGACGCGGTCCTGGCGGCCAGCCCCGAGGAGGCCGAGGAGCTCATCGCTTCCTACACGGACGTCGTCTCCCTGGTCCTCGATGGTGCGGGCGACGAGCAGGCCAGCTCGGATACCTCGTCCCTGTCCGTGGGCGAGGTATCCTCCGAAGAAGCCGAGGAGCTACGCGCCCTGGCTGCCGCCTACCGCGAGAAGTTTGGCCGCCCGCTGGTCATCTGCGTGGACAACGTGGTGGACCGCAAGCATCTGCTGTCCTCGGGCTGGCGTCGCGTCGAGCACTCCCCCGCCCGCGAGGCTCGCTTCGCACTCGGCGAGGTCATCGACATCGCCGACCTGCGCTTCGATCAGCTGGTCGCAGACGCAAACCCCATGCGTGCCGCGTGGGACGCTGGCTTTGAGCGCCTCTGA